A stretch of the Haloplanus aerogenes genome encodes the following:
- a CDS encoding PD-(D/E)XK nuclease family protein: MSSHTVRRDYNGTLVTAPFGGENVERTARNEYRTLLDEHDSEDVLVVTGAPTSADTFRETLGEELPGAATPYVTSLVVHATDVLNQTDDRVILSDALRRELLHRFLEDYEWETEYLQRASEQPSFIEDVDAVMSTISWQTVTPDETPELRDLTAALDAFHEWLAEHGHMERGQLISEALDVLTGDARGDVVDFEAVLVVEFEEFFPLDRAYLDALVGDCDLVCIAEENASVRRTWVETGPVTDYVSFSESQHGASETPSTRPAATAAYFADETAPEDPETGSVSVLATDSSDEQLAEITNEIEELVAQLDWNYDDIAVATKQSGSTVTDVIEAFERTGIPTESTTVTGFGDDPAIRELLAVVRHLAADDEDGVPDHGPDLDTERLDRVREIDNLEDGIRWLATDAGLKERIAERATPLDARAQFGNVRRAFRMAEFLEETEFVDATWESFEEMLERAHEYAPQQNQTSATDLDGGVRVDHLQAIKNESFRAVFLVNLVDSEYPGDPFLTRLFPTERVASMPDYPGVTDLDEPDVDATFPTTSTASSRPFARYHTEHARRRLAIGAGAADEHLYCCLYEFEDTALEERAQASRFLTDAYDRLPWVTEADEPHITSEQAAEDFLLSRVDDALAAVRRANSQDVTVSLDEVEVELGEIQDLLDKSGARGEELRKALRARVEFANGEVRR, encoded by the coding sequence ATGAGTAGTCACACTGTGAGACGCGACTACAACGGGACGTTAGTCACGGCACCCTTCGGGGGCGAAAACGTCGAGAGGACAGCGCGGAACGAATACCGAACGCTCCTCGACGAGCACGATTCTGAGGATGTGCTCGTCGTCACGGGTGCGCCGACGAGCGCAGACACGTTCCGGGAGACCTTAGGTGAGGAACTGCCGGGTGCGGCGACGCCGTACGTGACCTCGCTCGTGGTGCACGCGACCGATGTCCTCAACCAGACCGATGACCGCGTCATTCTCTCCGACGCGCTGCGGCGAGAACTCCTCCACCGATTTCTCGAAGACTACGAGTGGGAAACAGAGTATCTTCAACGGGCGTCTGAACAGCCGTCGTTCATCGAGGACGTGGACGCCGTAATGAGTACGATATCCTGGCAGACGGTCACGCCGGACGAAACCCCGGAACTTCGTGACCTCACGGCTGCGCTCGACGCGTTCCACGAGTGGCTGGCCGAGCACGGCCACATGGAACGTGGGCAACTCATCTCGGAAGCGCTCGATGTCCTCACCGGCGATGCCCGCGGCGATGTCGTCGATTTCGAGGCGGTGCTCGTGGTCGAGTTTGAGGAGTTCTTTCCGCTCGACCGCGCGTATCTCGACGCGCTCGTAGGGGACTGTGACCTCGTCTGTATCGCCGAAGAGAACGCGAGTGTGCGCCGCACGTGGGTCGAGACAGGGCCTGTCACGGACTACGTCTCGTTCAGCGAGTCCCAACACGGCGCGTCAGAGACGCCGTCGACACGCCCGGCTGCAACTGCAGCGTACTTCGCCGACGAGACGGCCCCGGAAGACCCGGAAACAGGGTCGGTGTCCGTCCTCGCTACGGACTCCAGTGACGAACAACTCGCCGAAATCACCAACGAGATTGAAGAACTCGTCGCGCAGCTGGACTGGAACTACGACGACATCGCTGTCGCCACGAAGCAAAGTGGGAGTACGGTTACGGACGTCATCGAGGCGTTCGAGCGCACTGGAATCCCGACGGAATCGACAACAGTCACTGGTTTCGGAGACGACCCCGCGATTCGGGAACTCCTCGCTGTCGTTCGGCATCTTGCTGCCGACGACGAGGACGGGGTACCCGACCACGGCCCAGACCTCGATACGGAGCGCTTAGACCGAGTCCGCGAGATTGACAACCTCGAAGATGGGATTCGCTGGTTGGCGACAGACGCAGGGTTGAAAGAGCGGATCGCGGAGCGCGCGACGCCGCTGGACGCACGGGCGCAGTTCGGGAACGTCCGGCGGGCGTTCCGGATGGCCGAGTTCCTCGAAGAGACCGAGTTCGTGGATGCGACGTGGGAGTCCTTCGAGGAGATGCTCGAACGGGCCCACGAGTACGCACCGCAACAGAATCAGACGAGTGCGACGGATCTTGACGGCGGTGTCCGCGTGGACCACCTGCAGGCGATCAAGAACGAGTCGTTCCGCGCGGTGTTTCTCGTGAACCTCGTCGATAGCGAGTACCCGGGTGATCCGTTCCTGACGCGGTTGTTCCCCACTGAACGGGTCGCGTCGATGCCGGACTACCCTGGTGTTACGGACCTCGACGAGCCGGACGTGGATGCGACGTTCCCGACGACGTCTACGGCGTCGAGTCGGCCGTTCGCGCGGTACCACACGGAACACGCGCGGCGACGCCTGGCGATTGGAGCTGGCGCAGCGGACGAGCACCTGTACTGTTGTCTGTACGAGTTCGAGGACACCGCGTTGGAAGAGCGTGCGCAGGCGTCGCGGTTTCTCACAGACGCGTACGACCGCCTGCCGTGGGTCACCGAAGCCGACGAGCCACACATCACGAGCGAGCAAGCGGCGGAGGACTTCCTGTTGTCGCGGGTTGACGACGCGCTCGCCGCGGTTCGTCGCGCGAACAGTCAGGACGTGACGGTGTCGCTCGACGAGGTGGAAGTGGAACTCGGCGAGATTCAGGACCTGCTCGATAAGAGCGGGGCGCGTGGCGAGGAACTCCGGAAGGCGTTGCGTGCGCGTGTCGAGTTCGCTAACGGGGAGGTGCGACGATGA